One genomic region from Magallana gigas chromosome 3, xbMagGiga1.1, whole genome shotgun sequence encodes:
- the LOC105318264 gene encoding transmembrane protein 42 isoform X2 — translation MSGIQHGQGLLLAAGAGIMAALGSVSAKLATNDHFILESCQFTIKADLCVQISLMVRVVFFAMIFICNGMMWTLFTKSLQFCSSTAEATVANTANNFLVSALVGVVLFNESLSLRWWMGASLIVLGLLLIHRANRKDSQETHKVD, via the exons ATGAGTGGGATTCAGCATGGACAGGGATTGTTGCTGGCTGCCGGTGCTGGAATAATGGCAGCTCTCGGATCAGTTTCAGCTAAACTGGCCACTAATGATCATTTTATCTTAGAGTCCTGTCAATTCACCATTAAAGCTGACTTATGTGTCCAG ATTAGTCTTATGGTTAGAGTGGTGTTCTTTGCcatgatttttatttgtaatgggATGATGTGGACACTCTTTACAAAGTCTTTACAGTTCTGTTCTTCAACTGCAGAAGCTACTGTTGCAAACACAGCCAATAATTTCCTTGTTAGT GCCTTGGTAGGTGTGGTTCTGTTCAACGAATCGCTTTCCCTGCGATGGTGGATGGGTGCAAGCCTGATTGTTCTAGGACTTCTGCTGATCCACAGAGCCAACAGAAAGGACAGCCAAGAGACACATAAAGTGGACTGA
- the LOC105324239 gene encoding dehydrogenase/reductase SDR family member 1: protein MSLSGRVCIVTGASRGIGRGIALQLGEAGATVYITGRKLVDSQGDPTAGTLKATASEVESRGGKCIPVQCDHSKDEEIAALFEKVKTEQNGRLDILVNNAYAAVQAISEYMGKPFWEQPLSMWDTVNNVGLRNHYMCTVYAAKMMVPRKSGLIVNISSAGGLAYLFNVAYGIGKEACDRMAADCAVELRKHNVAHVSIWPGPVITEHVDDMLKASQNAKQKQMFEGAESVEFTGKCIVSLAKDPNLMSKSGRILMTPELGREYNLVDVDGRVIDSMRQINWLLGRNPSTAWVQRWLPNFIKMPFWMFALKGSKF, encoded by the exons ATGTCGCTGTCGGGGAGGGTTTGTATTGTGACTGGTGCCTCCCGAGGAATAGGGAGGGGCATAGCGCTACAGCTGGGGGAGGCGGGCGCCACTGTATATATCACAG GTAGAAAACTGGTGGACTCCCAGGGCGACCCCACTGCTGGAACACTAAAAGCCACCGCCAGCGAG GTCGAATCCAGGGGTGGAAAATGTATCCCTGTGCAGTGTGACCATTCAAAAGACGAAGAAATTGCTGCTCtctttgaaaaagtaaaaacgGAACAAAATGGCCGACTGGACATCCTGGTTAACAATGCATATGCTGCCGTTCAG GCCATATCAGAGTATATGGGAAAACCTTTCTGGGAGCAACCTTTGTCCATGTGGGACACAGTTAACAACGTTGGATTAAG AAACCACTATATGTGCACAGTTTATGCTGCAAAAATGATGGTTCCCAGAAAAAGTGGTCTGATTGTCAACATATCGTCAGCCGGAGGTCTGGCCTATCTCTTCAATGTGGCCTATGGAATAGGCAAGGAAGCG TGTGACAGGATGGCCGCTGATTGCGCAGTAGAACTAAGGAAGCACAATGTAGCCCATGTCAGCATTTGGCCAGGGCCTGTCATCACCGAACATGTGGATGATATGCTTAAAGCCAGCCAAAAT GCAAAACAGAAGCAAATGTTTGAGGGTGCCGAGTCAGTGGAGTTTACAGGCAAATGTATCGTTTCACTAGCAAAAG ATCCTAACTTGATGAGTAAATCAGGGAGAATTTTGATGACACCCGAGTTGGGCAGAGAATACAACTTAGTGGATGTTGATG GTCGTGTAATCGATAGCATGAGACAGATCAACTGGTTGTTAGGACGCAATCCTAGCACCGCTTGGGTACAGAGGTGGTTGCCCAATTTTATAAAGATGCCTTTTTGGATGTTTGCCTTAAAAGGAAGCAAGTTCTGA
- the LOC105318261 gene encoding ER membrane protein complex subunit 8, which produces MAELIVSIQAYCKILLHAVKHPNCAVNGVLLAEDNKSKDRKVLKFVDCVPLFHLTLSLSPMLEAALLQIDAYCKSRGYIIAGYYQANENLRDKELNNVAKTIGRRIQENCANSYIFMVDNERLFPDAVSEMYRIYSPREASWKEEEKLETVTEETLRVASMLLSSQTFREVDVVDFDYHFNDITRDWRNLPINDLLQKCT; this is translated from the exons ATGGCGGAGCTCATCGTCAGCATTCAAGCGTATTGTAAAATACTGTTACACGCTGTAAAACATCCAAATTGTGCTGTAAATGGAGTATTGTTGGCCGAAGATAATAAATCAAAAGACCGCAAAGTTTTGAAATTTGTAGACTGTGTACCtttgtttcatttaactttGAGTCTGTCGCCCATGCTGGAAGCTGCCCTGTTACAG ATTGATGCATACTGTAAAAGCAGGGGATACATAATTGCTGGCTATTATCAAGCTAACGAAAACTTAAGGGATAAAGA ATTAAATAATGTAGCAAAAACAATAGGAAGGAGAATTCAGGAAAATTGTGcgaattcatatatatttatg GTAGATAATGAAAGGCTTTTCCCAGACGCTGTCTCTGAGATGTACAGAATATATTCGCCAAGGGAAGCATCTTGGAAGGAAGAAGAAAA ATTGGAAACAGTTACCGAGGAGACTCTGAGAGTGGCCTCCATGTTGTTGTCATCACAGACTTTCAGGGAGGTGGATGTGGTGGACTTTGACTATCATTTCAATGACATCACTCGGGATTGGAGAAACCTCCCCATCAATGACTTGCTGCAGAAATGTACTTGA
- the LOC105318264 gene encoding transmembrane protein 42 isoform X1: MIFRIYSFTIRGMSGIQHGQGLLLAAGAGIMAALGSVSAKLATNDHFILESCQFTIKADLCVQISLMVRVVFFAMIFICNGMMWTLFTKSLQFCSSTAEATVANTANNFLVSALVGVVLFNESLSLRWWMGASLIVLGLLLIHRANRKDSQETHKVD; encoded by the exons atgatatttagaatttacagttt CACAATTAGAGGAATGAGTGGGATTCAGCATGGACAGGGATTGTTGCTGGCTGCCGGTGCTGGAATAATGGCAGCTCTCGGATCAGTTTCAGCTAAACTGGCCACTAATGATCATTTTATCTTAGAGTCCTGTCAATTCACCATTAAAGCTGACTTATGTGTCCAG ATTAGTCTTATGGTTAGAGTGGTGTTCTTTGCcatgatttttatttgtaatgggATGATGTGGACACTCTTTACAAAGTCTTTACAGTTCTGTTCTTCAACTGCAGAAGCTACTGTTGCAAACACAGCCAATAATTTCCTTGTTAGT GCCTTGGTAGGTGTGGTTCTGTTCAACGAATCGCTTTCCCTGCGATGGTGGATGGGTGCAAGCCTGATTGTTCTAGGACTTCTGCTGATCCACAGAGCCAACAGAAAGGACAGCCAAGAGACACATAAAGTGGACTGA